The genomic segment CGCGTCGTCAAACTGAAAAGCCGCCGCCTCGTCCCGCTCACCCTACCCTACCTTGCCGCTCTGACCCCCCGGGAATACGACGTCACCCTCGTCGACGAAGCGCTCGAGGACGTCGACCTCAACGTCCCGACCGATCTCGTCGGCATCACGGCATGGACGGTCAACTCGCTGCGCGCATACGACATCGCCGCGGCTTTCCGACGGCGCGGCATACCGGTCGTCATCGGCGGGCCGCATTCCTTCTTTCACCCGGACGAGGTCGCCGCGCACGCCGATGCGGTAGCCGTCGGCGAAGCGGAAGCGATCTGGCCGCGAGTTCTGGCCGACGCGGCGGCCGGACGCTTGCAAAGCCGATACGACGCGCCGCCGATGACCGATCTGAGCAACCTCCCGCACCCGCGTTACGACTTGCTCGACCTCAAGCGCTACGGACGCATTCGCACCTTCGCGGTTCAGCCCTCGCGGGGCTGTCCGTTCAAGTGCGATTTCTGTTCCGAGCGGCTGTTCCTGGGCGAAGGCTTCCGGGTTCGCCCCGTCGACGACATAGTCGAGGAAGCGAAGCGCTGCCGGTCACGGTTCGTGTTCTTCGCCACCAGCAACTTCGCCGGCAAGCGGGCCCACGCCATGGAACTCATGGAAAAGCTCGTGCCCCTGAAGCTGCGCTGGTCGACGCTGTGGACCCTGCACCTGTGCAACGATCGCGAGTTCATGAATCTCGCCGCCCGCAGCGGTCTCTTGCACGTCAACATCGGCATGGAGAGCATCGACCCGGTTACCCTCAAGTCGATGAACAAGAAGCAGAACAAGGCGGCGCAGTACGGCGAAATGCTCGACGGTTTGCGGCACCGCGGAATCTCCTACTCGCTGAATTTCATCTTCGGTTGGGAGAGCGAGTCAGCCGGCGTGTTCGACGCCACCCTCGATTTCCTCCAGCGCCACAAGGTGCCCGCCGCCTACTTCAACATCCTGACACCCCACCCGGGCAGTCCGTTCCACGCCCGCCTGCGGGCGGAAGGGCGTCTCCTTCGCGCCGAGGAAATCGGTCGATACCCCGGCATGGAATGCCACATCACGCCGCCGTACTGCACCCCCGAGGAGCTGATGGAGCGCGTGCGCGACATGTACCGGAATTTCTACAGCCTGCCGTCGATCGCCCGCCGGCTACCGCCTCCGGTAACGCTGGCGAACCTCACCTCGTGGATGATCAACCTGTCGCAGCGCCGGCTCACCAGGAATCCCGACCAGGAGGACAACTTCAGCGACTTCTAGGCGTCCATCGGCGTCCGCTCCGGGGCGGGCGCTCAGGCGCCGACGGCCTTCTTGAGCGCGGCGCTCTTCGTGGCGATCCGTTCCATCAGGTCGTTCCACGACTTCACGAACGCGTCGGCCCCCTCGCGCTGCAACTGCGCGGCGAGGGCGTGCGGGTCGATCCCCGCACGCACGAAGCCCGCCAGGACGGCCTCGGCGTTGCCGCCGTCGACCGGCAGCGACTCGCCCACCGCGCCGTGGTCGACGAAGGCGTGCAGTGTCTGCTCGGGCATCGTATTGACGGTGTTGGGCGCCGAAAGATTCTCCACGTACAGGATGTCCGACGCCTTCGGATCCTTGGTGCCCGTGCTGGCGAACAGCAGGCGCTGCGGGCGCGCGCCGGCATTGGCGAGCCGCTGAAAGCGCGACGACGACAGCACGGAGCGGTAAGCGGCGTACGCGGTCGTGGCAATCGCGATCCCCAGTCGGTCCCTGAGCGCGACCGGCACTTTGTCGGACACCGCCTTGTCCCAGCGGCTGACGAACAGCGATGCCACCGAGGCCACGTTCAAGGGCAGGCCCGCCGCAAGGCGGCGCTCGAGACCGCGCAGATAGGCATCGGCCGCCGCCAGGTAGTGCGACCGGGAAAACAGCAGCGTCACGTTGACCGGCACGCCGGCGAAGATGGTCTCCTCGATCGCCGGCAGCCCCTCGGGCGTACCGGGTATCTTGATGAAGAGATTCGGGCGCGCCGCCCGGGCGTGCAGATCGCGCGCCGCCTTAATGGTGGTCGCCGTGTCGTACGCGAGTACCGGCGACACTTCGAGCGAGACGAAGCCGTCCACGCCGCTCGTCCGGTCGAACACCGGGCGGAACAAGTCCGCCGCCTGAGTCAGATCTTCCAGGGCCAGCTCGAAGAAGAGCGCCTCGCCGGCCAGCCCCTTTTCGGTCTTGGTCCGGATCGCGGCGTCATAATCGTCACTGCCCTTGATGGCGAGATCGAAAATCGTCGGATTGGATGTGAGGCCGGTGACGCTGTACTCGTCGATGTAGCGTTTCAGCGTCCCGCCGGTCAGCAAGCCGCGAGTAATGTTGTCGAGCCACAGGCTCTGACCGCTGTCGTGCAGGGCGCGCGTGTGTGCGTTCATGCTACCTCCTCGCCTGGGGCCCGCGGGCGTTGCCTCCCCGGGTCGCTCCTCGCCGTCACAGATCGCTTTCTCTGCCATCCTATACGGGCCGACCCACCCCTCTCAAGTCGCGTTTGCCGCGCGCTCTTCGAGCGGACGATGCTTCCTTCCTCCTTTCGCGCCTGCAGTTTCGACTACCGGATTGCATCCGGCCCCGCGTGCGCCGGGATCGGCAACTCAGCGCGGCCTTCGCCCGTAAACCCTGGCCTGACCACCCATGCCTTCGTGAGGGCGAGGCTCCCGCCGAGCCACCCAAAGGGCTCCCGCCGAGCCACCCAAAGCGAACAACCAGCCCGTTCGCCCCGAGTAGGAGCCCTTCCCCTGGGCTCCGTATCGAGGGGCGCGCCCCTGCCGAGCCTGTCCCTCGATACGCCGCCTGAGAAGACGGCTGCTACTCGGGACGAACGGCGGGGCACAGCCGCTCCATGGCCTGAGGATTTCGTCGCACCGTGCGCGCGGAAACTCGGAAATCGTAGAACAG from the Candidatus Binatia bacterium genome contains:
- a CDS encoding radical SAM protein, coding for MAARVLIIHPAPYRAKDDRRVVKLKSRRLVPLTLPYLAALTPREYDVTLVDEALEDVDLNVPTDLVGITAWTVNSLRAYDIAAAFRRRGIPVVIGGPHSFFHPDEVAAHADAVAVGEAEAIWPRVLADAAAGRLQSRYDAPPMTDLSNLPHPRYDLLDLKRYGRIRTFAVQPSRGCPFKCDFCSERLFLGEGFRVRPVDDIVEEAKRCRSRFVFFATSNFAGKRAHAMELMEKLVPLKLRWSTLWTLHLCNDREFMNLAARSGLLHVNIGMESIDPVTLKSMNKKQNKAAQYGEMLDGLRHRGISYSLNFIFGWESESAGVFDATLDFLQRHKVPAAYFNILTPHPGSPFHARLRAEGRLLRAEEIGRYPGMECHITPPYCTPEELMERVRDMYRNFYSLPSIARRLPPPVTLANLTSWMINLSQRRLTRNPDQEDNFSDF
- the tal gene encoding transaldolase, with the protein product MNAHTRALHDSGQSLWLDNITRGLLTGGTLKRYIDEYSVTGLTSNPTIFDLAIKGSDDYDAAIRTKTEKGLAGEALFFELALEDLTQAADLFRPVFDRTSGVDGFVSLEVSPVLAYDTATTIKAARDLHARAARPNLFIKIPGTPEGLPAIEETIFAGVPVNVTLLFSRSHYLAAADAYLRGLERRLAAGLPLNVASVASLFVSRWDKAVSDKVPVALRDRLGIAIATTAYAAYRSVLSSSRFQRLANAGARPQRLLFASTGTKDPKASDILYVENLSAPNTVNTMPEQTLHAFVDHGAVGESLPVDGGNAEAVLAGFVRAGIDPHALAAQLQREGADAFVKSWNDLMERIATKSAALKKAVGA